From a single Nostoc edaphicum CCNP1411 genomic region:
- a CDS encoding non-ribosomal peptide synthetase, whose product MDKQYSNLSPAKKALLEKWKGGKFQADKIPQRQFSNNIPLSFSQQRLWFIDQLYHGSSFYNISSAFHLKGLLNITALKQSLNEILKRHEVWRTTFALVNGEPVQEIAPELTWELPIINFEHLSGKNWEPNVKKLAIDSAKKPFNLAKGPLVRATLLRLGEEEHIFLLTMHHIITDGWSIGVFLGELATLYAAFATNQHSPLPELPIQYADFAIWQRDRLQGKVLETQFNYWKQQLGGELPLLQLPTDNPRPAVTTFTGAKQYFTFSKTLTDALNQLSQREDVTLFMTLLAAFNTLLYCYTDQEDILVGSPIANRNRAELEGMLGLFVNTLVLRNNLSGNPRFCELLHRVREVTLDAYAHQDLPFEKLVEQLQPERDLSRNPLYEVMFVLQNTPTSMQEVSGLTLRPLQLDNGTAQLDIFLSMSESQQGLTGFLEYNTDIFEDATITRFISNFQTLLESIVVNQEQHISQLSLLTAKEREQLFEWNKTEADYPQNASLHQLFEQQVERSPDKLALINQTQELTYSQLNQRVNQLTHYLQKQGVGQETLVGICLERSVEMVVGILAILKAGGAYIPLDPNYPVERLGFMLSDSQVSVLITQQEILEKLPVSSAKIVCLDIHKDEIIQESQENPVNTSKADHLAYIIYTSGSTGTPKGVLGTHRGTVNGLHWLWKNYPFTKEEVCCQKTAISFVDSVWEIFAPLLQGAPTVIIPDAIVLDPQLFIETLANYKVTRIVLVPSLLRLFFNSYSHLIKNLSHLKLWITSGEALSIDLAQTFRKLMPLAKLINLYGSSEVSANVTYYDTSLLTDKSTSVPIGRPVDNTQIYVLNGHLKASPVGVIGELYVGGDGLARGYLNRLELTQERFINNPFVPGNKLYKTGDLARYLNDGNLEYLGRRDDQVKIRGFRVELGEIVAAIAQHPDVRESVVINQDQAQDSSRLIAYIVTDKQDIATQLLPKLQQKLPNYMIPSTFVVLDAIPLTPNGKVDKQALSASTLATDQVIRQNVTQSFVAPRNFTELGLVKIWENLLNTKPIGVTDNFFDVGGHSFLAVRLMAQIYDRFGHNLPLSNLFENPTIEKLATIVSQPFRDSSSSPLVAIQSSGSRMPFFCIHGAGGGIRNYFNLSRRLGEDYPFYALEHIPGQEEPEIISVEKTATRYIQEIRQRQPNGPYLLGGFCYGGVIAFEMAQQLQRQGQIVGLLVVIDAILPETTIKPGEDDDAKFLLRMAESIKTNNSIDFSVPFEELQNLSLDEQFHLINKKTNFIFSDTEIKDFLRYYKLFKVHVQAMRDYVPQVYPHQMNLFRANEAIIHDFQSPEFHTDDPLLGWGKYSSQSIQVIELPGDHFSMFVEPHIQELANQLRICIDNAHS is encoded by the coding sequence ATGGATAAACAATACTCAAATTTATCACCTGCGAAAAAAGCCCTTCTAGAAAAATGGAAGGGAGGAAAGTTTCAAGCTGATAAAATTCCCCAGCGTCAGTTTTCTAACAATATTCCCCTATCTTTCTCTCAACAAAGGCTGTGGTTTATTGACCAACTTTACCACGGGAGTTCTTTCTATAATATTTCCAGTGCCTTTCATTTAAAAGGATTGCTTAATATTACAGCACTGAAGCAAAGTCTTAATGAAATCCTCAAGCGTCATGAAGTTTGGCGCACAACTTTTGCACTTGTTAATGGAGAACCAGTGCAGGAGATAGCACCGGAATTAACTTGGGAATTACCCATTATTAACTTTGAGCATTTATCTGGCAAAAATTGGGAGCCTAATGTTAAAAAACTTGCAATTGATTCAGCAAAGAAACCCTTCAATTTAGCTAAAGGGCCTCTAGTGAGAGCAACTTTACTGCGCTTGGGTGAGGAAGAACACATTTTCCTTTTGACCATGCATCACATTATTACGGATGGATGGTCTATTGGTGTGTTTTTAGGAGAATTGGCAACGCTATATGCAGCGTTTGCTACAAATCAGCATTCTCCCTTACCCGAACTCCCCATTCAGTATGCAGATTTTGCGATTTGGCAGCGCGATCGCTTACAAGGTAAAGTACTAGAAACCCAATTCAATTACTGGAAGCAACAACTGGGTGGCGAACTACCCTTACTCCAGTTACCTACAGATAATCCGCGTCCTGCTGTTACCACTTTTACTGGTGCAAAGCAATACTTTACGTTCTCTAAAACCTTAACAGATGCACTTAACCAATTAAGCCAGCGCGAAGATGTCACTTTATTTATGACTTTGTTGGCAGCATTTAATACATTACTATACTGTTATACAGATCAAGAAGATATCCTAGTTGGTTCGCCAATTGCGAACCGTAACCGAGCCGAATTAGAAGGAATGCTGGGTTTATTTGTCAATACTTTGGTGTTGCGTAATAATCTCAGTGGTAATCCTCGCTTTTGCGAACTTCTACATCGAGTTCGTGAGGTGACTCTCGACGCTTATGCACATCAAGATTTGCCTTTTGAGAAGCTTGTAGAACAATTGCAACCAGAGCGAGATTTAAGCCGGAATCCACTTTATGAAGTTATGTTTGTCCTGCAAAATACGCCAACGTCTATGCAGGAAGTTTCTGGTTTAACCTTGCGTCCTTTGCAGTTGGATAACGGTACGGCTCAGTTGGATATTTTCCTATCCATGTCCGAATCTCAACAAGGTTTAACAGGGTTTTTGGAGTACAACACGGACATTTTTGAGGATGCAACAATTACCCGGTTCATCAGTAATTTTCAAACTTTATTGGAAAGTATTGTTGTAAATCAAGAGCAGCACATATCCCAATTATCACTACTAACTGCTAAGGAGCGAGAGCAACTATTTGAATGGAACAAGACCGAGGCAGATTATCCACAAAATGCCTCTCTACATCAATTATTTGAGCAGCAAGTCGAGCGATCGCCTGATAAATTAGCATTAATTAATCAAACCCAAGAACTGACTTATTCCCAACTTAACCAGAGGGTTAATCAGCTTACCCATTATTTACAAAAACAAGGTGTAGGACAAGAAACTCTTGTTGGTATTTGCCTCGAACGTTCAGTAGAAATGGTTGTGGGGATTCTGGCTATTCTCAAAGCTGGTGGTGCTTACATTCCTCTCGATCCTAATTATCCAGTAGAACGCCTTGGATTCATGCTGTCTGATTCTCAGGTATCGGTGTTAATCACCCAACAAGAGATATTAGAAAAACTGCCTGTATCTTCAGCTAAAATTGTTTGCCTAGACATCCACAAAGACGAAATTATTCAAGAAAGTCAGGAAAATCCTGTCAACACCTCAAAAGCTGATCATCTCGCCTATATTATCTACACTTCTGGTTCTACAGGCACTCCTAAAGGTGTTCTTGGTACTCATCGCGGTACAGTCAATGGTTTGCACTGGCTGTGGAAAAATTATCCTTTTACAAAAGAGGAAGTTTGTTGTCAAAAAACAGCTATTAGTTTTGTAGATTCAGTATGGGAGATTTTTGCACCATTACTTCAGGGAGCTCCCACTGTAATTATTCCTGATGCAATTGTGCTAGATCCACAATTATTTATAGAAACTCTGGCAAATTACAAAGTGACGCGGATAGTACTTGTTCCTTCACTACTGCGCTTATTTTTTAATAGCTATAGTCATCTGATCAAAAACTTATCACATCTAAAACTTTGGATAACTAGTGGCGAAGCACTATCTATTGATTTAGCTCAAACTTTCCGAAAACTAATGCCATTGGCAAAACTAATCAACCTTTATGGTTCATCGGAAGTTTCTGCAAATGTCACTTACTACGACACTAGTTTGCTGACAGATAAATCAACTAGTGTTCCCATTGGTCGCCCTGTTGATAATACCCAAATATATGTATTGAATGGTCATTTGAAAGCAAGCCCTGTAGGAGTGATTGGCGAACTTTATGTTGGTGGTGATGGATTAGCAAGGGGATATTTAAACCGTCTGGAATTAACTCAGGAACGCTTTATTAATAATCCCTTTGTTCCAGGAAATAAACTTTATAAAACTGGTGATTTAGCGCGTTATCTCAACGATGGCAATCTTGAGTATTTGGGTCGCCGTGATGACCAGGTAAAAATTCGCGGCTTTCGGGTGGAACTGGGGGAAATTGTCGCAGCGATCGCACAACATCCAGATGTGCGAGAATCGGTTGTTATTAACCAAGATCAGGCTCAAGACTCAAGTCGTCTGATTGCATATATCGTGACAGATAAGCAAGACATAGCGACACAACTGTTGCCTAAATTGCAACAAAAGCTGCCAAATTATATGATTCCATCTACTTTCGTAGTATTGGATGCAATACCCCTAACACCTAATGGGAAAGTAGATAAACAAGCTCTGAGTGCGTCTACCCTTGCAACCGACCAGGTTATCCGGCAAAACGTCACTCAATCTTTTGTTGCTCCCCGAAATTTTACAGAATTAGGCTTGGTGAAGATTTGGGAAAATCTTCTGAATACTAAGCCGATTGGGGTAACAGATAACTTTTTTGATGTGGGTGGTCACTCATTTTTAGCAGTTCGCTTAATGGCTCAAATTTACGATCGATTTGGGCACAATCTTCCCCTATCTAATCTTTTTGAAAACCCAACTATTGAAAAACTAGCGACTATTGTCAGTCAGCCATTCCGTGATAGCTCCAGTTCTCCTCTAGTAGCAATTCAGTCTTCAGGTTCTAGGATGCCTTTCTTCTGTATACATGGTGCCGGTGGAGGTATTCGTAACTATTTCAACTTGTCTAGAAGACTGGGTGAAGACTATCCGTTTTATGCTTTAGAACATATCCCTGGCCAAGAGGAACCTGAAATAATTTCAGTAGAGAAAACAGCAACTCGCTATATCCAGGAAATTCGTCAGCGACAACCGAATGGCCCTTATCTTTTAGGTGGTTTTTGTTACGGTGGTGTCATTGCTTTTGAAATGGCACAACAATTGCAAAGGCAAGGTCAAATCGTAGGTTTATTAGTTGTCATCGACGCTATATTACCTGAAACTACCATTAAACCAGGAGAGGATGATGATGCAAAATTCTTACTCCGCATGGCAGAATCGATTAAAACTAACAATAGTATAGACTTTTCAGTTCCTTTTGAAGAACTGCAAAATTTATCACTAGATGAGCAATTTCACTTGATAAATAAAAAAACAAACTTTATTTTTAGCGACACAGAGATTAAGGATTTTCTCCGCTATTACAAACTTTTCAAAGTTCATGTCCAAGCTATGCGAGATTATGTCCCACAAGTTTATCCTCATCAAATGAATCTCTTTCGAGCGAATGAGGCAATTATTCATGACTTTCAAAGTCCAGAATTTCATACTGATGACCCCTTACTAGGTTGGGGCAAATATTCCAGCCAATCTATACAGGTCATTGAACTTCCAGGGGATCATTTCTCAATGTTCGTTGAACCTCATATTCAGGAATTAGCAAATCAGTTAAGAATTTGTATTGACAATGCTCACTCTTAG
- a CDS encoding cytochrome P450 translates to MKLPPGPQTPTWLLNQQFQADPFGYMDAISQRYGDLVTLMSDSNPIVYVSNPSAIKQIFTNTKEITARGALNQNFAFMTGKQGVLQLDGLRHKHRRKLLMPAFHGARMQACGQRICELTEKIMSQQAIAKPFIAYPTIEDITLRVGIEVVLGLNEGDRYEKIKHLFACANKQAQSLLFKLTTKLPFGQRDLGRWSPWGYRLHLRRELFQMLYAQVQERRQQADRSRTDILSDLLFAHDETGELLSDEEVRDLLLSPIFASGDASATAIAWSLYWVHSLPIVHERLLQELDSLGNSPDPMSIAALPYLSAVCNEALRIYPTQLFTFPRLVESPVEVMGYELNPGTILIGNIYSTHQREDLYPQPKQFQPERFLEKQFSSYEFLPFGGGARNCIGGAFALFEMKLILATILSRYQLALVNKRPEKPKFEGLICYPSSGVKMLIHSRRQTQSQPLVVSSI, encoded by the coding sequence ATGAAACTACCCCCAGGGCCGCAAACCCCCACTTGGCTGCTAAATCAGCAATTCCAAGCTGACCCCTTTGGCTATATGGATGCTATTAGCCAACGCTATGGTGACTTAGTTACCTTAATGTCTGATTCTAACCCAATAGTTTATGTCAGCAATCCCTCGGCGATCAAGCAGATTTTTACCAACACCAAAGAAATTACAGCTAGGGGTGCATTAAACCAAAATTTTGCTTTTATGACAGGAAAGCAAGGAGTACTTCAACTCGATGGTTTACGTCACAAACATCGGCGCAAACTATTAATGCCTGCTTTTCATGGTGCGCGGATGCAAGCTTGTGGACAACGTATCTGTGAACTCACAGAAAAAATCATGAGTCAACAGGCGATTGCAAAACCTTTCATTGCCTACCCTACTATCGAAGATATCACTCTGCGGGTAGGTATAGAAGTTGTCTTGGGTTTAAATGAAGGCGATCGCTATGAGAAAATTAAGCATCTATTTGCTTGTGCCAACAAACAAGCCCAATCTCTTCTATTTAAACTCACAACAAAACTCCCCTTTGGGCAACGGGATTTAGGCCGCTGGAGTCCCTGGGGATACCGTCTTCACCTCCGACGAGAACTTTTTCAAATGCTGTACGCCCAAGTCCAAGAACGCCGTCAGCAGGCAGATCGCTCTCGCACTGATATCCTCTCTGACCTGTTATTTGCTCATGATGAAACAGGCGAACTACTAAGTGATGAAGAGGTGCGCGATCTCCTATTGTCACCCATATTCGCATCTGGTGATGCTTCAGCAACTGCGATCGCTTGGTCACTATACTGGGTTCATAGTTTACCTATTGTTCACGAACGATTGCTTCAAGAACTCGATAGCCTGGGTAATTCTCCAGATCCAATGAGTATTGCGGCATTGCCTTATCTCAGTGCCGTGTGTAATGAAGCTTTGCGAATTTACCCGACTCAGTTATTCACATTTCCCAGGTTGGTAGAATCACCAGTTGAAGTGATGGGTTATGAATTGAATCCAGGAACAATACTTATTGGTAATATTTATTCAACCCATCAACGTGAAGATTTATATCCGCAACCAAAGCAATTTCAGCCAGAACGCTTTCTAGAAAAACAATTTTCGAGCTATGAATTTCTCCCATTCGGTGGCGGCGCTCGTAATTGTATTGGTGGAGCTTTTGCTTTGTTTGAAATGAAGCTGATACTAGCAACGATTCTTTCACGTTATCAATTAGCACTAGTTAATAAACGACCAGAGAAACCAAAATTTGAAGGTCTGATTTGTTATCCATCTAGTGGCGTGAAAATGCTCATACATAGTCGTCGTCAAACACAGTCACAGCCGTTGGTTGTTAGTTCAATTTAA
- a CDS encoding cytochrome P450, producing the protein MKLPEGPKTSTRLLSRQFKTDPLRLLDAMSDRYGDIFTVMADSTPIVYVSNPQGIKQIFTSTKEITASGKLNQGSALLLGNNGLLMLDGLRHKHRRQLLMPPLHGTRVKSYGQRICQVTEQVMNDLAMPGLGYAYGKSFYAYPTVQKITLEVILQALFGLHEGERYEQFRQLLSNLLSFARSRWLRLSLSYPFFRRDLGRWSPWGYWLDLQRQFDKLLYTEIAERRAKTDPTRSDVLSELLFAHDETGQPMSNEDIRGIFPSLLLGGQDASATAITWALYWIHRLPAVRERLLEELSTLGESPDPMSIVALPYLSAVCNESLRIYPTQVVTFPRLVESPIQLMDYELSPGTIVIGCIYLTHQREDLYPQPKQFQPERFLERQYSPYEFLPFGGGARRCPGEVLALFEMKLVLATMLRRYQLALADEKKVEKPKARGVNYPPASGLKMLMLEVNPPPERSQELVTNFT; encoded by the coding sequence ATGAAACTACCTGAAGGGCCAAAAACTTCTACCCGGTTACTGAGTCGTCAATTTAAGACCGATCCCCTCCGCTTATTGGATGCTATGAGCGATCGCTATGGTGACATTTTCACTGTTATGGCTGATTCTACACCGATAGTATACGTCAGTAACCCACAAGGAATAAAGCAGATTTTTACGAGTACCAAAGAAATTACAGCTTCTGGTAAATTGAACCAAGGTAGCGCTTTATTACTGGGAAACAACGGATTACTCATGCTTGATGGCTTGCGCCACAAACATCGACGGCAGTTGTTGATGCCTCCCCTGCATGGAACTAGGGTAAAATCATACGGGCAGCGTATCTGTCAAGTTACAGAGCAAGTTATGAACGATCTGGCGATGCCTGGATTGGGCTACGCCTACGGTAAATCTTTTTATGCCTACCCAACCGTGCAAAAGATTACCTTAGAGGTGATATTGCAAGCTTTATTTGGTTTACATGAGGGAGAGCGTTATGAACAATTTAGGCAACTCCTTTCTAATTTATTAAGTTTCGCCCGGTCTCGTTGGTTGAGGTTATCCTTGTCCTATCCCTTTTTCAGACGAGATTTAGGTCGGTGGAGTCCGTGGGGATATTGGCTTGATTTGCAGCGACAATTTGATAAACTACTCTACACCGAAATTGCAGAACGGCGAGCAAAAACAGATCCCACACGCAGCGATGTACTCTCTGAACTATTATTTGCTCACGATGAAACTGGTCAACCAATGTCCAATGAAGATATCCGGGGCATCTTCCCATCATTGTTATTGGGTGGTCAAGATGCCTCAGCTACTGCCATAACTTGGGCATTATACTGGATTCACCGTTTGCCTGCCGTTCGGGAACGATTGTTAGAAGAACTCAGTACCCTTGGGGAATCTCCAGATCCAATGAGTATTGTTGCACTACCCTACCTCAGTGCTGTTTGTAATGAATCGCTACGCATTTATCCAACTCAGGTAGTTACATTTCCCCGACTAGTAGAATCACCAATTCAGTTGATGGACTACGAATTGAGTCCAGGGACAATAGTCATAGGCTGTATTTATCTAACACATCAGCGTGAGGATTTATACCCACAGCCAAAGCAATTCCAGCCAGAACGCTTTTTGGAGCGACAATACTCTCCCTACGAATTTTTACCATTTGGTGGTGGTGCTCGTCGCTGTCCGGGCGAGGTATTAGCACTTTTTGAAATGAAGCTAGTCTTAGCAACCATGCTCCGGCGCTATCAACTGGCACTAGCGGATGAAAAAAAAGTAGAAAAACCCAAGGCTAGAGGTGTTAACTATCCGCCTGCTAGCGGCTTGAAAATGTTGATGCTCGAAGTAAATCCACCTCCAGAGCGATCGCAAGAGCTTGTTACTAATTTTACTTAA
- a CDS encoding sucrase ferredoxin encodes MQTQQTDQLPLTDCRFCSLVSKANGEDPIGTAGTCDHWLIMELPQPWPQNIFQEDPRIKPLLGLFQELAVKHGVEMRPMLIAPDREYSHPGFTRLMYYYRSTEMFSQFEKQEFVVPEEKATALVTAILQQLMQQPNDLSTFQQYQQQTNHIRELMVCTHAQVDLACGRFGTPIYRRLRKEYAPAANGELRVWQTTHFGGHQFAPTLADFPQGCLWGHLEPEILDLLVLRDGSVSGLRKFYRGCVGLSKFEQIAEREIWMQLGWTWLNYLKAGEVLAKGEINEEQDVNWADVRINFAASDGSVSGAYEARVEVNGEVMSTLNSEKEMELKAVKQYRVSRLVKVCPG; translated from the coding sequence ATGCAAACCCAACAAACCGATCAACTTCCCCTAACAGATTGCCGTTTTTGCTCACTGGTTTCTAAAGCTAATGGAGAAGATCCAATTGGTACAGCAGGGACTTGCGACCATTGGCTAATTATGGAACTTCCACAACCTTGGCCACAAAATATCTTTCAGGAAGATCCGAGAATAAAGCCACTGTTGGGTCTGTTTCAGGAGTTAGCAGTCAAGCATGGAGTCGAGATGCGACCAATGTTAATTGCTCCTGACCGCGAGTACTCCCACCCTGGCTTCACCCGCTTAATGTACTACTATCGTTCAACCGAGATGTTTTCTCAGTTTGAAAAGCAAGAGTTTGTTGTCCCAGAAGAGAAAGCAACTGCTTTGGTAACGGCAATACTCCAGCAGTTGATGCAACAGCCTAACGATTTATCAACGTTTCAGCAGTATCAACAACAAACTAATCACATCCGCGAACTCATGGTTTGCACCCATGCTCAAGTTGACCTTGCCTGCGGCAGATTTGGCACTCCTATATATCGTCGGTTACGCAAAGAATATGCTCCTGCTGCCAATGGAGAGTTAAGAGTGTGGCAAACAACCCACTTTGGCGGTCATCAATTTGCTCCAACTCTAGCCGATTTTCCCCAAGGATGTTTATGGGGACATTTAGAACCAGAAATACTCGATTTACTAGTATTGCGAGATGGTTCAGTCTCTGGGTTGCGTAAGTTTTACCGAGGATGTGTTGGTTTAAGCAAGTTTGAGCAAATAGCTGAACGCGAAATTTGGATGCAGTTGGGTTGGACTTGGCTTAACTATTTGAAAGCTGGTGAGGTACTGGCAAAAGGGGAAATTAATGAAGAACAGGATGTTAACTGGGCTGATGTACGCATTAATTTCGCGGCTTCAGATGGCAGTGTATCAGGTGCTTATGAAGCGAGAGTTGAAGTCAATGGTGAGGTCATGAGTACATTGAATTCAGAGAAAGAAATGGAGTTAAAAGCAGTAAAGCAGTATCGCGTTAGTCGTTTAGTCAAAGTTTGTCCGGGATAG
- a CDS encoding TauD/TfdA dioxygenase family protein: protein MINKIESIGTTSTGKIIYSSDDCQDILSLPVTKIIDVFKPSGVIIFRGFGVTHEQMKAFAALFSSKFVQDYKRPQVDSDKFIHFVDAGMENCVPHSEHAYSPFRPDAVWFCCAFPAAQGGETTFCDGIRVWEELSEETRQLFISKKLKFYYEDIPAVVLKRFTSTDAASTDDIKRMLDGLEGVKYEIKEDESASMEYVSSAVVKTKYSNQDAFANSVLALHAITEKVAFEDGSIVPDEVIEEIEKTTDRLMEHISWQAGDLAMIDNSRFMHGRREFNDQRRQIFSTLSNLKF from the coding sequence ATGATCAATAAAATCGAGTCAATAGGAACCACCAGCACTGGCAAGATAATTTATAGTAGTGACGATTGCCAAGATATTCTTAGTCTTCCAGTGACGAAAATTATAGATGTATTCAAACCATCTGGGGTTATTATTTTTCGTGGATTTGGAGTCACACATGAACAAATGAAAGCGTTTGCAGCACTATTCAGTTCTAAGTTCGTTCAAGATTATAAAAGGCCCCAAGTTGATTCGGATAAATTTATCCATTTTGTAGATGCAGGAATGGAGAATTGTGTTCCTCATAGCGAACATGCATATTCTCCTTTTCGCCCTGATGCTGTTTGGTTCTGCTGTGCTTTTCCAGCAGCACAGGGCGGTGAAACTACATTTTGTGATGGGATTCGAGTGTGGGAAGAACTGAGTGAAGAAACGAGACAGTTATTTATTTCCAAAAAATTAAAGTTTTATTATGAAGATATTCCTGCTGTTGTATTAAAGAGATTTACTAGCACAGATGCAGCTAGCACAGATGATATTAAGCGAATGCTCGACGGTCTTGAGGGTGTGAAATACGAGATTAAAGAAGATGAGTCCGCCTCGATGGAATATGTTAGTTCAGCTGTAGTAAAAACCAAATATAGTAATCAGGATGCGTTTGCTAACAGCGTCTTGGCATTGCACGCAATCACGGAAAAAGTGGCTTTTGAAGATGGTTCAATTGTTCCCGATGAAGTTATTGAAGAAATCGAGAAAACTACAGACAGATTAATGGAGCATATATCCTGGCAAGCGGGTGATTTGGCAATGATTGATAATTCAAGATTCATGCATGGTCGCAGAGAATTTAATGATCAGCGACGGCAGATTTTTAGTACTCTCAGTAACCTGAAGTTTTGA
- a CDS encoding helix-turn-helix transcriptional regulator has translation MTITLTQKENRELWAEANYNSLQQAEAEPFEILCELPKRLGKGYVRHIEVHPDLWLSILDYEYHNDVLYKIPEWDHPLQFCVLLSGRIVDEYGGQLGEGYTCISGSGVQRQITLELSKTRYVGVDIHLSADLLATFFPDEAGEIPLQLHFLTKGNDSQTLLYPETTTAIQGIAQQIINCPFQRITKQMYLQTKVLELMTLQLAPILSAQDGLQPSPRLKAETIARIHLAREILLARLENPPSLLELAQIVGVSDRTLQRGFQELFGTTAFSYLTKKRMEWAEQLLRQGNMTIAEVGNKIGYSHLGHFASAFKRRFGITPSQSLIGKKSFSG, from the coding sequence ATGACCATCACCTTGACGCAGAAAGAAAATCGGGAACTGTGGGCGGAAGCCAACTATAACAGTTTACAACAAGCAGAAGCAGAGCCATTTGAAATCCTCTGTGAACTACCCAAGCGACTAGGTAAAGGCTATGTGCGGCATATTGAGGTGCATCCTGATCTCTGGCTTTCGATTTTGGACTATGAATATCACAATGATGTCTTGTATAAAATTCCTGAATGGGATCACCCACTGCAATTTTGCGTCCTACTTTCAGGCAGGATCGTAGACGAATACGGAGGACAGTTAGGGGAAGGATATACGTGCATTTCTGGTAGCGGTGTTCAACGCCAAATCACTCTGGAGTTGTCCAAAACTCGATATGTGGGCGTTGACATCCATTTATCTGCTGACTTGCTGGCAACCTTTTTCCCCGATGAAGCAGGAGAAATTCCCCTCCAGTTGCATTTTTTGACAAAGGGTAATGATTCCCAAACTTTGCTCTACCCGGAAACGACAACTGCTATTCAGGGAATAGCACAACAAATTATCAACTGTCCTTTCCAGAGAATCACGAAGCAGATGTATTTACAAACGAAAGTATTGGAACTGATGACATTGCAGTTAGCTCCCATATTATCTGCTCAGGATGGATTACAACCATCGCCGCGACTGAAGGCAGAAACCATCGCTCGGATTCATTTAGCTAGGGAAATTTTACTGGCACGTTTGGAGAATCCGCCATCATTGCTGGAGTTGGCGCAAATTGTTGGGGTGAGCGATCGCACTCTGCAACGTGGCTTTCAGGAACTCTTTGGTACAACAGCATTTAGCTACCTGACAAAGAAACGAATGGAATGGGCAGAACAGTTATTGCGTCAGGGAAACATGACTATTGCTGAGGTTGGTAACAAAATCGGCTACTCTCATCTGGGACACTTTGCATCGGCTTTCAAGCGCAGGTTTGGAATTACGCCGAGTCAAAGTTTAATTGGTAAAAAGTCGTTTTCGGGATAG